A single window of Sphaerodactylus townsendi isolate TG3544 linkage group LG03, MPM_Stown_v2.3, whole genome shotgun sequence DNA harbors:
- the CCDC22 gene encoding LOW QUALITY PROTEIN: coiled-coil domain-containing protein 22 (The sequence of the model RefSeq protein was modified relative to this genomic sequence to represent the inferred CDS: deleted 1 base in 1 codon), producing the protein SISSICTLSCAPCLQLLELESLPKDVTRSAYTQRILEIVSNIRKQKEEITKILSDTKELQKEINSLTGKLDRTFAVTDELIFKDAKRDEAVRKAYKYLAALHESCSQLIQTIEDTGTILREIRDLEEQIESETSKKTLEAGGRDPREDYRALTEELTKLLGITRETCECCTGQPPPARELSPFRLCSASEAVRAWGESQPRLSSLASLTEWPKNPAETQPVLRGNVAPGSSSCHRLDIEDVWRGKPGIGSIPY; encoded by the exons TCCATCTCCTCCATTTGCACTCTCTCTTGTGCTCCCTGCCTGCAGCTCCTGGAGCTGGAGTCCCTTCCCAAAGACGTCACTCGCTCTGCCTACACTCAGCGCATCCTGGAGATAGTCAGCAACATCCGCAAGCAGAAGGAGGAGATCACCAAg ATCCTGTCTGACACCAAGGAACTCCAGAAGGAAATCAACAGCCTAACCGGCAAACTAGACCGGACTTTCGCTGTTACCGACGAACTGATTTTTAAG GATGCCAAACGAGATGAGGCCGTGAGGAAAGCATACAAGTACTTGGCTGCCTTGCACGAG AGCTGCAGTCAGCTGATCCAAACAATTGAGGACACGGGCACCATCTTAAGGGAAATTCGGGACCTAGAGGAGCAG ATCGAGAGCGAGACCAGCAAGAAAACCCTGGAGGCAGGTGGAAGGGATCCTCGCGAAGACTAC CGGGCTCTGACGGAGGAGCTCACTAAGCTGCTGGGCATTACCAGGGAGACATGTGAATGCTGTACTGGCCAGCCCCCCCCTGCCAGGGAGCTGTCCCCATTCAGACTCTGCAGTGCCTCTGAAGCTGTGAGGGCGTGGGGAGAGAGCCAGCCTCGCCTTTCCAGCCTCGCCAGCCTTACAGAATGGCCTAAAAACCCAGCCGAAACTCAGCCCGTTTTGCGGGGAAACGTTGCCCCCGGTTCATCCTCCTGCCATAGATTGGACATTGAAGATGTCTGGCGTGGGAAACCAGGGATCGGTTCCATCCCTTATTGA